One window of Desulfovibrio subterraneus genomic DNA carries:
- the ychF gene encoding redox-regulated ATPase YchF, whose product MALSIGIVGLPNVGKSTLFNALTKAQNAESANYPFCTIEPNKATVPVPDKRVDTLTEIAKPQKTLYATIDFIDIAGLVRGASKGEGLGNQFLGNIREAAAILEVVRCFEDDNITHVEGSVDPLRDIETIETELLLADIQAVEKRLDKLQRASKGDKTMRPTVEAMERLLAYLNEGKPASTFPDRKIDCLAAQFKELALLSDKKIIYCANVDEGGLLEDNAHVQRLAEFAASRGCDIVKICAKVEEELQGLDEAEAQEMLESFGISESGLVQVIRTGYHTLGLISYFTVGVKEVRAWTIRNGWTAPQAAGVIHSDFERGFIRAEVIGYNDYVQHKTEAACRSVGVLRSEGKEYIVKDGDVVHFLFNV is encoded by the coding sequence ATGGCATTGAGCATCGGCATCGTAGGACTGCCCAACGTGGGCAAGTCCACTCTTTTCAACGCATTGACCAAGGCGCAGAACGCGGAATCCGCCAACTACCCCTTCTGCACCATCGAGCCCAACAAGGCCACGGTTCCTGTGCCTGACAAGCGCGTCGACACGCTGACCGAAATAGCCAAGCCCCAGAAGACCCTGTACGCCACCATCGACTTTATCGACATCGCCGGTCTGGTCCGCGGCGCAAGCAAGGGCGAAGGTCTCGGCAACCAGTTCCTCGGCAACATCCGTGAAGCAGCAGCCATTCTCGAAGTTGTCCGCTGCTTTGAGGACGATAACATCACGCACGTTGAAGGCTCGGTAGACCCGCTGCGCGATATCGAAACCATTGAAACGGAACTGCTGCTGGCAGACATTCAGGCCGTTGAAAAACGTCTGGACAAACTGCAGCGTGCCTCCAAAGGCGACAAGACCATGCGCCCCACCGTGGAAGCCATGGAACGTCTGCTTGCCTATCTGAACGAAGGCAAACCTGCCTCCACTTTCCCCGACCGCAAGATCGATTGCCTTGCCGCGCAGTTCAAGGAACTGGCACTGCTTTCCGACAAAAAGATCATCTATTGCGCCAACGTGGATGAAGGCGGCCTGCTGGAAGACAACGCCCACGTGCAGCGTCTCGCAGAATTCGCCGCATCCCGCGGTTGCGACATAGTCAAGATCTGCGCCAAGGTTGAAGAAGAGCTGCAGGGGCTTGATGAAGCCGAAGCTCAGGAGATGCTGGAATCCTTTGGCATCAGCGAAAGCGGCCTTGTGCAGGTTATCCGCACCGGCTACCACACCCTCGGCCTGATCAGCTACTTCACCGTAGGCGTGAAGGAAGTGCGCGCGTGGACCATCCGCAACGGCTGGACCGCACCGCAGGCAGCCGGTGTCATCCACTCCGACTTCGAACGCGGCTTCATCCGTGCAGAAGTTATCGGCTACAACGATTACGTCCAGCACAAGACGGAAGCAGCCTGCCGCTCGGTGGGTGTGCTGCGGTCGGAAGGCAAGGAATACATAGTGAAGGATGGTGACGTGGTTCACTTCCTTTTCAACGTGTAA
- a CDS encoding response regulator — MKFLVIDDDFDSRRLVQKILHPYGYVEVAADGEEGVEAFRAALKDGEPYDVITLDIMMPNMDGQDALREIREVEKEMGIAGDKATKVIMISGLDDNKEVHDAFFLGDAISYIVKPIRKQTLLDEIQSLGVTLEKSAE, encoded by the coding sequence ATGAAATTTCTTGTCATTGATGATGACTTTGACAGCCGCAGGCTGGTTCAGAAAATTCTGCACCCCTACGGATATGTCGAAGTTGCGGCTGACGGAGAGGAAGGTGTGGAGGCGTTCCGTGCTGCCCTCAAAGACGGTGAACCCTATGATGTCATCACGCTCGACATCATGATGCCCAACATGGACGGGCAGGATGCCCTGCGCGAAATCCGTGAAGTTGAAAAAGAAATGGGCATAGCTGGCGACAAGGCCACCAAGGTCATCATGATCTCCGGACTTGATGATAACAAGGAAGTGCACGATGCATTCTTCCTTGGCGATGCCATCAGCTACATCGTAAAACCCATCCGCAAGCAGACTCTTCTGGATGAGATCCAGTCTCTGGGTGTCACCCTCGAGAAGTCTGCAGAATAA
- the gcvH gene encoding glycine cleavage system protein GcvH translates to MKTPENLLYSKSHEWADIDGDTAVIGITDYAQELLGDITFVELPAVGDTVEAGTEMGSIESVKAASELYAPVSGEVIAVNEALEDNPEKVNESAFEDGWLIKVRISDEPANLLSATEYAELAASEDH, encoded by the coding sequence ATGAAAACCCCTGAGAATCTTCTCTACAGCAAATCCCACGAATGGGCCGACATTGACGGCGACACTGCAGTCATCGGCATTACCGATTACGCACAGGAACTGCTCGGCGACATCACCTTCGTCGAACTGCCTGCCGTGGGTGACACTGTGGAAGCCGGCACGGAAATGGGCTCCATCGAGTCCGTCAAGGCTGCCAGCGAACTGTACGCCCCTGTAAGCGGTGAAGTCATTGCCGTGAACGAAGCCCTTGAAGACAACCCCGAAAAGGTGAACGAATCGGCTTTCGAAGACGGCTGGCTGATCAAGGTTCGCATTTCCGACGAACCCGCCAACCTGCTCTCCGCCACCGAATACGCGGAACTGGCTGCCAGCGAAGACCACTAG
- the pgm gene encoding phosphoglucomutase (alpha-D-glucose-1,6-bisphosphate-dependent) translates to MAIHPLAGKKCPPELLVNIPKLVSAYFTLQPDMQEPAQRVAFGTSGHRGSSLKCSFNEAHIAAITQAVCDYRRQNGISGPLFMGRDTHALSEPAHDTALEVLAANGVTVCIDAQDGYVPTPVISHAILSFNAAGGSLADGIVITPSHNPPADGGFKYNPPHGGPADTDATVWIERRANELLSTANRDVQRIPLSRARKADTTRSYDYISPYVRDLASILDMDAISKAGLKIGVDPLGGAGLAYWEPIAKRYKLDITVVNKETDPTFRFMPVDKDGKIRMDCSSPWAMSNLIHMSASYDIACGNDPDTDRHGIVTKTGLMNPNHYLAAAIQYLFTHRPNWRPDASIGKTLVSSSMIDRVGKELGRTVSEVPVGFKWFVSGLIDGSYGFGGEESAGASFLRKNGKVWSTDKDGIIMNLLACEILAVTGKDPQQQYTALTERHGTPIYERLEAPANPEQKKALKNLDPSAVRADTLAGNPITAKLTSAPANGAPIGGLKVVTEEGWFAARPSGTEDVYKIYTESFAGPEHLKTLQAEARQIVADAFAAAGA, encoded by the coding sequence ATGGCCATCCATCCGCTCGCAGGCAAGAAGTGCCCACCCGAACTGCTCGTCAATATTCCCAAGCTGGTCTCCGCCTATTTCACGCTGCAACCCGACATGCAGGAACCCGCGCAGAGAGTGGCTTTCGGCACATCGGGCCACAGGGGCAGCTCGCTGAAATGCAGCTTCAACGAGGCACATATTGCTGCCATCACACAGGCGGTATGTGACTACCGCAGGCAGAACGGCATTAGCGGGCCACTCTTCATGGGCAGGGATACGCATGCCCTCTCTGAACCAGCCCACGACACGGCTCTGGAAGTGCTGGCCGCAAACGGCGTGACTGTCTGCATTGATGCGCAGGACGGCTACGTTCCCACGCCCGTCATTTCCCACGCCATTCTGTCTTTCAACGCGGCGGGCGGCAGCCTTGCGGATGGCATTGTCATAACGCCCTCGCACAACCCGCCTGCCGATGGCGGATTCAAGTACAATCCCCCGCACGGCGGACCTGCGGATACCGATGCCACCGTGTGGATTGAGCGCCGTGCAAACGAGCTGCTCAGCACCGCCAACAGGGACGTACAGCGCATTCCCCTTTCCCGTGCTCGCAAGGCGGATACAACCCGTTCGTACGATTATATTTCTCCCTACGTCCGCGACCTCGCCTCCATCCTCGACATGGACGCCATATCCAAGGCCGGACTGAAGATCGGCGTAGACCCGCTCGGCGGTGCCGGTCTTGCCTACTGGGAACCCATTGCCAAGCGATACAAGCTGGATATCACAGTCGTGAACAAGGAGACGGACCCCACGTTCCGCTTCATGCCCGTGGACAAGGATGGAAAGATCCGCATGGATTGCTCATCGCCATGGGCCATGAGCAACTTGATACACATGAGCGCCTCCTACGACATTGCCTGCGGCAACGACCCGGATACGGACAGGCACGGCATTGTGACCAAAACCGGACTGATGAATCCCAACCACTATCTTGCCGCTGCCATTCAGTATCTGTTTACGCACCGTCCCAACTGGCGGCCGGATGCCTCCATAGGCAAGACACTGGTATCGAGCTCCATGATTGACAGGGTAGGTAAGGAGCTGGGCCGCACGGTCAGCGAAGTGCCTGTCGGCTTCAAGTGGTTCGTCAGCGGCCTTATCGATGGCTCGTATGGTTTCGGTGGCGAAGAAAGCGCGGGAGCAAGCTTCCTGCGCAAGAACGGAAAGGTGTGGTCCACCGACAAGGACGGCATAATCATGAACCTTCTGGCCTGCGAGATTCTTGCCGTTACCGGCAAGGACCCGCAGCAGCAGTATACTGCGCTTACAGAGCGCCACGGCACCCCCATTTATGAACGCCTTGAGGCACCGGCCAACCCGGAGCAGAAAAAGGCGCTGAAAAATCTGGACCCGTCCGCCGTGCGCGCCGACACGCTGGCGGGCAACCCCATAACGGCCAAACTTACCAGTGCTCCGGCAAACGGCGCGCCCATAGGCGGGCTGAAGGTTGTAACTGAAGAGGGCTGGTTTGCCGCCCGTCCTTCAGGCACGGAAGACGTGTACAAGATTTACACAGAGAGCTTTGCCGGCCCCGAACACCTGAAAACCCTGCAGGCGGAGGCACGGCAGATTGTGGCCGATGCGTTTGCCGCCGCAGGTGCCTAA
- the gcvPA gene encoding aminomethyl-transferring glycine dehydrogenase subunit GcvPA → MPFVPHTQEDLKAMLDVIGVTTMEDLFADIPANMRPKSFDLPEGMSEMEVCSYFEELAGKNRTDLVSFLGAGFYDHHIPKAVDALISRGEFYTAYTPYQPESSQGTLQAIFEFQTAVCRLLDMDASNASVYDGGSAIFEAMMMAVRATKRNKIVVSEAVSPIYRTMLTSYTSNLNIEFVTVPHMDGMTDIEGLKAAIDDKCAAVVVQNPNFFGNVNDFTELFAHAHEKKALGVISVYPVMQSVLKTPGEMGADITVAEGQSLGQPLSFGGPYLGIMACTEKLVRQMPGRIVGRTEDLEGRTGYVLTLQAREQHIRRAKATSNICSNQALCALRALIHMCLLGPEGLIRTAELSMERTHYLADRLTAIPGVELLNDAPFGNEVAIRLPISAFEAVDKLVERGFVAGVPLGRYYKDMDDVLLVACTEKHTFEQVGILAEMLGGIL, encoded by the coding sequence ATGCCTTTCGTTCCTCATACTCAGGAAGACCTGAAGGCCATGCTGGACGTCATCGGCGTCACCACCATGGAAGATCTTTTCGCAGACATTCCCGCCAACATGCGGCCCAAGAGCTTCGACCTGCCGGAAGGCATGAGCGAAATGGAAGTCTGCTCGTACTTTGAAGAACTGGCCGGAAAGAACCGTACCGACCTCGTCAGCTTCCTCGGTGCCGGTTTCTACGATCATCATATCCCCAAAGCCGTAGACGCGCTCATCTCCCGCGGCGAATTCTACACGGCCTACACGCCCTACCAGCCCGAATCCTCGCAGGGAACGCTGCAGGCCATTTTCGAGTTCCAGACTGCGGTATGCCGCCTTCTGGACATGGACGCATCCAACGCATCCGTTTATGACGGCGGCTCCGCCATCTTCGAAGCCATGATGATGGCAGTGCGCGCCACCAAGCGGAACAAGATCGTCGTCTCCGAGGCAGTGAGTCCCATCTACCGGACCATGCTCACCTCCTACACCTCGAACCTCAATATCGAGTTCGTCACCGTGCCGCATATGGACGGCATGACCGACATCGAGGGACTGAAGGCCGCCATTGACGACAAATGCGCAGCCGTGGTGGTGCAGAACCCCAACTTCTTCGGCAATGTCAACGACTTCACCGAACTCTTTGCCCATGCACACGAGAAGAAGGCCCTTGGCGTCATTTCCGTGTATCCGGTCATGCAGTCCGTTCTGAAGACCCCCGGCGAAATGGGCGCAGACATCACCGTGGCAGAAGGCCAGAGCCTCGGCCAGCCCCTGTCCTTCGGCGGCCCCTACCTCGGCATCATGGCATGCACCGAAAAGCTGGTCCGCCAGATGCCCGGCCGCATTGTCGGCCGCACCGAAGACCTTGAAGGCCGCACCGGCTACGTGCTCACCCTGCAGGCCCGCGAACAGCACATCCGCCGCGCCAAGGCGACTTCCAACATCTGCTCCAACCAGGCCCTGTGCGCACTGCGCGCGCTTATCCACATGTGCCTGCTGGGCCCCGAAGGGCTTATCCGCACGGCCGAGCTTTCCATGGAGCGCACCCACTATCTTGCAGACCGCCTGACCGCCATTCCCGGTGTTGAACTGCTGAACGACGCGCCCTTCGGCAACGAAGTGGCCATCCGTCTGCCCATCAGCGCCTTTGAGGCCGTGGACAAGCTGGTGGAACGCGGCTTCGTGGCAGGTGTGCCGCTCGGACGCTACTACAAGGATATGGACGACGTCCTGCTCGTTGCCTGCACGGAAAAACACACCTTTGAACAGGTCGGCATTCTGGCCGAAATGCTGGGAGGGATACTGTAA
- a CDS encoding PAS domain-containing hybrid sensor histidine kinase/response regulator — protein MKNDYTSLTKISRHTRLALYAAVFTVGIFLFWLIAKLHQQNIVLSNTNRHHLLSSANSEAHAISYFFQTKLVDITELAQHPSLAAYYRTKDLGMPRQYGLEASISLMENQFERFLFLNVINGTPIYCHIGYKSTDNSLNILKKYPSADYCNSDFTLQQDDSNYQKAETTRIYTGNSKNIIITLPYIHDGIVVGHIFSSIPVHSLKAYLSQFSTDTPHKSFLLHPDNPPIPISDDSPAQFPAYKLTGLRLGYIEPLPFAGGDGSLLPKLQAIRLSIPNSSYELVSVFEIDDVYGLAHPQLKLFLLSLIASATLVTALLAVRLDLRNTSLKARLEEASNNRERIQLQNTLLQQEIRDRKSAEEREVALRSQAEKVNMVIPSAIVSLNQSGLVTAWNNRAEEITGYPSEEAIGRHYSFFYVNSGTIGHTIGPVSSRGIQYEIRTRSGSVRTVIKNREPLFDSAGNIIGAVDSFEDITDQQRTLAALAVAEENYRTIFSNAPYGIYQSTEEGKLLSLNPALVSMFEYSCEEEMRAALQDKLDAFYARPESRREFLRRMNKYGFIHNFEAQVVTFTGKNLWVVENARVFNTPEGTPGFEGFIHDITLQKEAENLLIEAKEAAEMANRAKSQFLANISHEIRTPMTAILGMADMNLRMETDPKKVHNLQVLRDAASSLLKLLNQLLDFARIEAGAIDLEYTDFSPRKLVSGIQDLLRVEAQNKGIHLITDCTPDVPLRVVGDRDRLRQVLINLVGNAVKFTDTGSVTIGVSPERQEYGASITNTSADSRQSHAELQALSNDGNAATEKQQALQDVPEWLSFTIRDTGIGIPKNKLSLIFQSFAQADGSITRKFGGAGLGLAISKHLIEMMGGEINVSSTVGAGTTFHVSIPFGQYKGNEAPLPSRKPDNSMRKVIEGLRILVAEDNPFNQIVIAQMLELDNHVATIAENGEKALELLEKQEFDLVLMDIQMPVLDGIDTARKIRSGTLPAVSPHIPLIALSAHIRSEEQPRFAEAGFNACLSKPLAIEDLRQLLLDIFPHRGLEYVPVKTQAEEQAVSPATKLSDFDEISRLLSGRRNVIITLLTLYAQTMPGTTTALEECLMKGNCRELERLTHSVKSSIRNIGAAALAQMAKELEDAARNEDLTQAMHIFPSLRLGIHQTISEVNSYLSRIDDLLSGNAIINDSTH, from the coding sequence ATGAAGAATGATTATACTTCTCTGACAAAGATATCCCGACACACAAGGTTGGCCCTGTATGCCGCCGTATTTACGGTCGGGATATTCCTGTTCTGGCTTATTGCAAAACTGCATCAGCAGAATATTGTTCTCAGCAATACCAACAGACATCACCTTCTTTCTTCAGCCAACAGCGAAGCACACGCCATCTCCTATTTCTTTCAGACCAAACTTGTCGACATTACCGAACTGGCACAGCACCCCTCTCTGGCAGCATATTACAGAACAAAAGATCTGGGGATGCCTCGTCAATACGGTCTGGAAGCCAGCATCAGTCTCATGGAAAATCAGTTCGAGCGTTTTCTCTTCCTGAATGTAATCAATGGAACGCCGATTTACTGTCACATAGGTTACAAGTCCACAGACAATTCATTAAACATTCTCAAAAAGTATCCATCAGCTGACTACTGCAACTCGGATTTCACCCTCCAGCAAGATGACAGCAACTATCAAAAAGCCGAAACAACCCGGATATATACCGGAAATTCAAAGAATATTATCATAACACTTCCATACATACATGATGGAATAGTTGTAGGGCATATTTTCAGTTCCATTCCTGTACACTCTCTGAAAGCATATCTCTCACAATTCTCCACAGACACCCCTCACAAGTCCTTCCTGCTGCATCCCGATAATCCTCCCATCCCCATCTCGGATGACAGCCCCGCGCAGTTTCCGGCATACAAACTCACGGGGTTGCGGCTGGGATACATAGAGCCGCTCCCTTTTGCAGGCGGTGACGGCTCTCTTCTGCCAAAGCTGCAGGCCATACGGCTTTCCATTCCCAACTCATCCTATGAACTGGTATCTGTTTTTGAAATCGACGATGTATACGGCCTTGCTCACCCGCAACTGAAACTGTTTCTGCTATCACTCATAGCCTCGGCCACGCTTGTTACCGCGCTGCTTGCAGTCCGGCTGGACCTGCGTAACACATCACTCAAAGCGCGCCTTGAAGAGGCAAGCAACAACAGAGAACGTATCCAGCTGCAGAACACCCTGCTGCAGCAGGAAATACGGGACAGAAAGAGTGCCGAAGAAAGGGAGGTTGCGCTGCGCAGTCAGGCCGAGAAGGTCAACATGGTCATACCGAGCGCCATCGTCTCACTGAATCAAAGCGGATTGGTTACCGCCTGGAACAACAGGGCGGAAGAAATTACCGGTTACCCGTCAGAAGAAGCCATAGGGAGGCACTACAGCTTTTTCTATGTGAATTCCGGTACCATAGGCCACACCATCGGCCCCGTTTCCAGCCGTGGCATCCAGTATGAAATCCGTACCCGATCAGGATCTGTCCGCACTGTCATCAAGAACAGGGAACCCCTTTTTGATTCCGCCGGCAACATAATCGGCGCTGTGGACAGCTTTGAAGACATCACCGACCAGCAGAGAACTCTGGCCGCACTGGCCGTTGCAGAAGAAAACTACAGAACCATTTTCAGCAATGCTCCGTATGGCATTTATCAGAGCACGGAAGAAGGCAAGCTGCTCAGTTTGAATCCGGCCCTGGTCAGCATGTTCGAATACTCCTGCGAAGAAGAGATGCGGGCAGCCTTGCAGGACAAGCTGGACGCCTTCTATGCAAGGCCGGAAAGCCGCAGAGAATTCCTGCGCCGCATGAACAAGTACGGCTTTATCCACAATTTTGAAGCGCAGGTTGTTACCTTTACAGGAAAAAATTTATGGGTAGTTGAAAACGCCAGAGTGTTCAACACCCCCGAAGGCACACCGGGGTTTGAAGGATTCATCCATGACATCACCTTGCAGAAAGAAGCAGAAAATCTGCTCATAGAGGCCAAGGAAGCGGCTGAAATGGCCAACCGTGCAAAAAGTCAATTCCTTGCCAACATCAGCCACGAGATCAGAACCCCCATGACGGCGATACTGGGCATGGCCGATATGAACCTGCGCATGGAGACAGATCCGAAAAAAGTACACAATCTGCAGGTACTCAGGGACGCCGCTTCATCACTGCTCAAACTGCTCAACCAGCTCCTTGATTTTGCCCGGATAGAAGCAGGAGCCATCGATCTGGAATATACGGACTTCAGCCCGCGCAAGCTTGTCAGCGGCATTCAGGATCTTCTCAGGGTTGAAGCACAGAACAAGGGTATTCATCTTATCACCGATTGTACGCCGGACGTACCTCTGCGCGTTGTCGGCGACAGGGACAGGCTACGGCAGGTATTGATCAACCTTGTGGGCAATGCCGTCAAATTTACGGATACTGGCTCCGTGACCATCGGGGTATCCCCCGAACGTCAGGAATATGGCGCCTCTATCACGAATACCTCCGCTGACTCACGGCAATCACACGCCGAATTACAAGCCCTTTCAAACGACGGCAACGCAGCCACAGAAAAGCAGCAGGCACTTCAGGATGTTCCCGAGTGGCTCAGTTTCACCATCCGGGATACGGGAATCGGCATTCCCAAGAACAAGCTTTCTCTCATATTCCAGAGCTTTGCACAGGCTGACGGCTCTATTACCCGCAAGTTCGGCGGCGCTGGCCTCGGCCTTGCCATATCTAAACACCTTATCGAAATGATGGGTGGAGAAATCAACGTCAGCAGCACCGTGGGGGCGGGAACAACGTTTCACGTCTCCATCCCCTTCGGACAATACAAAGGCAATGAAGCTCCGCTACCTTCACGGAAGCCGGATAACTCCATGCGCAAGGTTATAGAGGGACTTCGCATCCTTGTTGCCGAAGACAATCCTTTTAACCAGATCGTCATTGCCCAGATGCTGGAGTTAGACAATCATGTGGCCACCATCGCCGAAAACGGAGAAAAGGCGCTGGAACTTCTGGAAAAGCAGGAATTCGACCTCGTGCTCATGGATATACAGATGCCGGTTCTGGACGGGATAGACACTGCCAGAAAAATACGGTCCGGCACCCTTCCTGCTGTTTCTCCGCACATTCCTCTCATCGCTCTGAGCGCACATATCCGTTCCGAGGAGCAGCCCAGATTTGCAGAAGCCGGTTTCAATGCCTGTCTTTCCAAGCCGCTTGCGATTGAAGACCTGCGCCAGCTACTCCTCGACATTTTCCCCCACCGGGGTCTGGAATATGTCCCCGTGAAAACTCAGGCCGAGGAGCAAGCGGTATCTCCGGCGACCAAACTCTCCGATTTCGATGAAATCAGCCGTCTGCTTTCAGGCAGAAGGAATGTCATAATCACGTTGCTCACGCTCTATGCCCAGACCATGCCGGGCACGACAACCGCGCTTGAAGAATGTCTTATGAAAGGAAACTGCAGGGAACTTGAGCGCCTTACCCATTCCGTAAAATCTTCCATCAGGAACATAGGAGCTGCAGCGCTTGCCCAAATGGCAAAAGAGCTGGAAGACGCCGCCCGCAACGAAGATTTGACGCAAGCCATGCATATTTTCCCCAGCCTTCGCCTTGGCATTCATCAGACTATTTCAGAGGTAAATAGCTACCTCTCCCGCATAGACGACCTGCTCTCGGGAAACGCAATAATCAACGATTCAACACACTGA
- a CDS encoding transporter substrate-binding domain-containing protein: MPQNSKRRGFLSFKTILGVFLLLFCTGVQSSWAVTLKEIRERGTLRHLGFPYSQFVTPNHNGMDVDIIKLFAQHLGVRYEFVESPHTRMFADLTGRQYHLTGKGMTYAGSTPIRGDIAAAGLTVAPWREKIVRFSIPTFPTQVWLMTRAELPLVPITPSGHTEEDIQAVKKQLKGRSVAGAKDTSIDPALYGLEEFGAHIIHYGSSAHDHIGALLQGNTDTILTDEPDALVLLGIWPGKLKVIGPISDKQRIAVAFAPESEELLEAFNAFLHSCMNDGSYDVIINRYYPEAVRNVEAFIEKQNHADEE; the protein is encoded by the coding sequence ATGCCACAGAACAGCAAACGCCGGGGATTTTTGTCCTTCAAGACAATCCTCGGCGTTTTTCTTTTGCTCTTCTGCACCGGCGTCCAATCCTCATGGGCCGTGACGCTGAAGGAAATCCGCGAACGCGGCACCCTGCGGCATCTGGGCTTTCCCTACTCACAGTTTGTCACTCCCAACCATAACGGGATGGATGTAGACATCATCAAGCTCTTTGCCCAGCATCTGGGAGTGCGCTACGAGTTTGTGGAATCCCCGCATACAAGAATGTTCGCCGACCTTACGGGCAGGCAATACCACCTTACAGGCAAGGGGATGACATACGCCGGCAGCACCCCCATACGCGGAGACATTGCCGCAGCAGGCCTGACGGTTGCACCCTGGCGGGAAAAAATCGTCCGCTTTTCCATCCCTACTTTTCCCACCCAGGTATGGCTCATGACAAGAGCCGAATTACCCCTTGTCCCCATCACCCCATCAGGACATACCGAAGAAGATATTCAGGCCGTCAAGAAACAGCTCAAGGGGCGGAGTGTGGCAGGGGCAAAAGACACCTCCATCGACCCGGCACTGTACGGCCTTGAAGAATTCGGGGCTCACATCATACATTATGGTTCCTCCGCTCACGACCACATAGGTGCGCTGTTGCAAGGCAACACCGATACTATTCTGACTGATGAACCGGATGCCCTCGTCCTTCTCGGCATCTGGCCCGGCAAGCTCAAGGTAATAGGCCCCATATCCGATAAACAGCGTATCGCTGTTGCCTTTGCCCCTGAGTCTGAAGAACTCCTTGAAGCGTTCAACGCATTCCTGCATAGTTGCATGAATGATGGCAGCTATGATGTCATTATCAACAGATACTACCCTGAAGCAGTTCGAAACGTAGAAGCATTCATTGAGAAGCAGAATCACGCCGATGAAGAATGA